Proteins from one Candidatus Coatesbacteria bacterium genomic window:
- the nadB gene encoding L-aspartate oxidase, giving the protein MVIGLTPERRPVELRQTDILIIGSGIAGLSLALKTADVGRVTILTKKGPSRGSTSLAQGGIAAVIDPVDSFTAHLEDTLEAGAGLCDRRAVEQIVRQGPERVRELIELGARFSREDDGTLELGREGGHSNRRIVHAGDYTGQEIQRALVEAAKDRPLELRDDSLATELIIGPGPGGRNHCYGVWSIEDGGIVGYLARVTVLATGGAGKVYLYTSNPDVATGDGIAMAYRAGCRVTNMEFVQFHPTCLYHPTERSFLITEALRGEGAVLLNTTGERFMPRYDERAELAPRDIVARAIDAEMKASGSKCVYLDATGLGRTELAERFPNVYGRTRELGYDIADNPFPVVPAAHYCCGGVQTDYDGRTDLPRLYALGECTFTGVHGANRLASNSLLEAVAYAHQAAADIRRRLGELEVPPDDFQPPEPPAVREPEELVTLDHDWDEARRLMWDYVGIVRSDERLHQAADRLRIITQHADSLSRRGYYCRDLIELRNILLVGQLIVQGALLRRESRGLHYNRDHPAVDDGREPKNTVLAQYGWRE; this is encoded by the coding sequence ATGGTCATCGGTCTCACCCCGGAAAGGCGGCCAGTGGAACTGCGACAGACCGACATCCTGATCATCGGCTCCGGGATCGCCGGGCTGAGCCTGGCGCTGAAAACGGCCGATGTCGGGCGGGTGACCATCCTGACCAAGAAAGGCCCCAGCCGGGGCAGCACCAGCCTGGCCCAGGGCGGCATCGCCGCCGTCATCGACCCGGTGGATTCCTTCACCGCCCACCTCGAGGACACCCTGGAGGCCGGGGCGGGGCTCTGCGACCGCCGGGCCGTCGAACAGATCGTCCGTCAGGGACCGGAGCGGGTGCGCGAGCTGATCGAGCTCGGCGCCCGTTTCAGTCGCGAGGACGACGGCACCCTGGAGCTGGGCCGCGAGGGCGGCCACAGCAACCGCCGCATCGTCCACGCCGGCGATTACACCGGCCAGGAGATCCAGCGCGCCCTCGTCGAGGCGGCCAAGGATCGGCCCCTCGAGCTGCGCGACGACAGCCTGGCCACGGAGTTGATCATCGGCCCCGGACCAGGCGGCCGCAATCATTGCTACGGCGTCTGGAGCATCGAGGACGGCGGGATCGTCGGCTATCTGGCCCGGGTGACGGTGCTGGCCACCGGCGGCGCCGGCAAGGTCTACCTCTACACCTCCAACCCCGACGTCGCCACCGGCGACGGCATCGCCATGGCCTACCGGGCGGGCTGCCGGGTGACGAACATGGAGTTCGTCCAGTTCCATCCCACCTGCCTCTATCACCCCACCGAGCGCAGCTTCCTGATCACCGAAGCCCTGCGCGGCGAGGGCGCCGTGTTGCTCAACACCACCGGCGAGCGCTTCATGCCGCGCTACGACGAACGGGCGGAGCTGGCGCCCCGGGACATCGTCGCCCGGGCCATCGACGCCGAGATGAAGGCCTCGGGCTCGAAGTGCGTCTATCTCGACGCCACGGGCCTGGGCCGGACCGAGCTGGCGGAGCGTTTTCCCAACGTCTACGGCCGTACCCGGGAGCTGGGCTACGATATCGCGGACAACCCCTTTCCCGTGGTCCCGGCGGCCCACTATTGCTGCGGCGGGGTTCAGACCGACTACGACGGTCGTACCGACCTGCCCCGGCTCTACGCCCTGGGTGAGTGCACCTTCACCGGCGTCCACGGCGCCAACCGCCTGGCCTCGAACTCCCTGCTCGAGGCCGTGGCCTACGCTCATCAGGCGGCCGCCGACATCCGCCGCCGCCTCGGTGAACTCGAGGTACCGCCGGACGACTTCCAGCCCCCGGAACCCCCGGCGGTGCGGGAGCCCGAGGAACTGGTGACCCTCGATCACGACTGGGACGAGGCCCGGCGGTTGATGTGGGACTACGTGGGCATCGTCCGCTCCGATGAGCGCCTGCACCAGGCCGCCGATCGGTTGCGGATCATCACCCAGCACGCCGACTCGCTCAGCCGGCGGGGTTACTACTGCCGCGATCTGATCGAGCTGCGCAACATCCTCCTCGTCGGCCAGTTGATCGTCCAGGGAGCGCTGCTGCGCAGGGAGAGCCGGGGGCTGCATTACAATCGCGACCATCCCGCCGTCGACGACGGCCGGGAGCCCAAGAACACCGTGCTGGCCCAATACGGCTGGCGGGAGTAA
- a CDS encoding YraN family protein has translation MTERRAKDLGRRAEKLVGAEYARRGWEILHRNWRPHGLGLRGEIDLVVRRGELLAVVEVKARRRRGPTGGPREAVDVRKRRRLVRLADALLVSHPELRGCFVRFDVAAVTMEPDLGEPSLELIEDAFRG, from the coding sequence ATGACCGAGCGGCGCGCCAAAGACCTGGGCCGCCGGGCCGAGAAACTGGTCGGCGCCGAGTACGCCCGCCGCGGCTGGGAGATCCTGCACCGCAACTGGCGGCCCCACGGTCTGGGCCTGCGCGGTGAGATCGACCTCGTCGTCCGGCGGGGGGAGCTGCTGGCCGTCGTCGAGGTCAAGGCCCGCCGCCGCCGCGGCCCGACCGGCGGTCCCCGCGAGGCCGTCGACGTTCGCAAACGCCGCCGGCTGGTCCGCCTGGCCGACGCCCTCCTCGTCTCCCATCCCGAGCTGCGCGGCTGCTTCGTGCGCTTCGACGTCGCCGCCGTCACCATGGAACCCGATCTCGGCGAGCCCTCCCTGGAGTTGATCGAGGACGCCTTCCGGGGGTGA
- a CDS encoding T9SS type A sorting domain-containing protein gives MQPNYWKVAAIDGYSVTWSSETWSFLVRDESELSSVEIDVSSSQSDLLLSWSYTGDAPASVRVLRGADDPVAVSGSLNGGTTRWLDRDVTPGESYVYWLEVTGDDGHVRRFGPTEAVVVPEEAQRLSLDEPWPNPASGTVSVAFELPEAQSVSLAVYDLAGRRVATLSEGQLPAGRHAVNWDCAGESSGVYLLRLETSGGLLSKRLVVGR, from the coding sequence ATGCAACCTAACTATTGGAAGGTTGCAGCCATCGATGGGTACTCTGTTACATGGTCTTCGGAAACCTGGTCATTTTTGGTTAGGGATGAAAGCGAGTTGAGCTCTGTCGAAATCGATGTGTCTTCATCTCAATCCGACCTCCTTCTCTCCTGGTCCTATACCGGCGACGCGCCCGCCTCGGTCCGTGTCCTGCGCGGCGCGGATGACCCCGTCGCCGTTTCCGGCTCGCTTAATGGTGGGACTACACGCTGGCTGGATCGCGACGTCACCCCCGGCGAGAGCTATGTCTACTGGCTGGAGGTGACCGGGGACGACGGCCATGTCCGGCGCTTCGGGCCGACGGAGGCCGTCGTCGTGCCGGAGGAGGCGCAGCGGTTGAGCCTGGACGAGCCCTGGCCCAATCCGGCGTCGGGTACTGTCAGCGTCGCCTTCGAGCTGCCGGAGGCCCAGAGCGTCAGCCTGGCCGTCTACGACCTGGCCGGGCGCCGGGTGGCCACCCTGAGCGAGGGCCAACTCCCCGCCGGGCGACACGCGGTGAACTGGGACTGCGCCGGGGAGTCGAGCGGCGTGTACCTGCTGCGCCTGGAGACGTCGGGCGGATTATTGAGCAAGCGGTTGGTCGTCGGACGTTAA
- a CDS encoding NAD-dependent protein deacylase: MPVELIADLRRRVREADEIIVLSGAGVSAESGVPTYRGAGGLWKNFRAQDLATVEAFDRDPALVWGWYRSRRRALLDCEPNAGHRALAEAVERGLELRVVTQNIDGLHTFAGLDGVLELHGNIWREKCVRCPQTVDRSADYQARRALPVDDPPPECPECGDILRPDVVWFGEQLDTRVIEQAFRLAESCELMLVVGTSCEVHPAALLPLVARKAGAYVVEVNIEPTVVTDRCSVSLFEPAARALPKLFAE; encoded by the coding sequence ATGCCGGTCGAGTTGATCGCCGATCTGCGCCGCCGCGTCCGCGAGGCCGACGAGATCATCGTACTCTCCGGCGCGGGTGTCAGCGCCGAGAGCGGTGTGCCGACCTACCGCGGCGCCGGGGGGCTGTGGAAGAACTTCCGCGCCCAGGACCTGGCCACCGTCGAGGCCTTCGACCGCGACCCGGCCCTGGTCTGGGGTTGGTACCGCTCCCGCCGGCGGGCCCTGCTGGACTGCGAGCCCAACGCCGGCCACCGCGCCCTGGCCGAGGCCGTCGAGCGGGGGCTCGAGCTGCGCGTGGTCACCCAGAACATCGACGGCCTGCACACCTTCGCCGGGCTCGACGGGGTCCTCGAACTCCACGGCAACATCTGGCGCGAGAAGTGCGTCCGTTGTCCCCAGACCGTCGATCGCTCCGCAGATTACCAGGCCCGGCGGGCGCTCCCCGTCGACGACCCGCCGCCCGAATGCCCCGAGTGCGGCGACATCCTGCGCCCCGACGTGGTCTGGTTCGGCGAGCAGCTCGACACCCGCGTTATCGAGCAGGCCTTCCGCCTGGCCGAGTCCTGCGAGCTGATGCTCGTCGTCGGGACCTCCTGCGAGGTCCACCCGGCGGCGCTGCTGCCCCTGGTGGCCCGCAAGGCCGGCGCCTACGTCGTCGAGGTCAACATCGAGCCCACCGTGGTCACCGACCGCTGCAGCGTCTCGCTGTTCGAGCCCGCCGCCCGGGCATTGCCCAAGCTCTTCGCCGAGTAG
- a CDS encoding PorV/PorQ family protein, with amino-acid sequence MNKRSLLVFCLLLVVTAAPAAYDGGGYAGSVLRMGWGVRAAGMGRAVVAGVEGAEAVYHNPAGLAFTDHPTGSLFHRTLSLDRSQSSAGLSYPLSFIPEARAAVGASWFFLHVGGIDGRDAGGNETGTYSYQEHVANFAFGARPIDWLGIGVGARLMFTDLAEETAQGGAVDIALRGEPLDWLTLGVVVHNVIGSYKWKTAAATEEQMPLEYVAGVGFTPLEGLRAAFDYAGSSELPAEYRLGAEYWITPTLAARLGYEFGDDIGAGELSAGGSLRTTLFGETALTLHYAYRTDPLSTGPSHAVALELDF; translated from the coding sequence ATGAACAAGCGCAGCCTGCTCGTATTCTGTCTGTTGCTCGTCGTCACGGCGGCCCCGGCCGCCTACGACGGCGGCGGTTACGCCGGTTCGGTGTTGCGCATGGGCTGGGGGGTGCGGGCCGCCGGGATGGGTCGCGCCGTCGTCGCCGGGGTCGAGGGCGCCGAGGCCGTCTATCACAACCCCGCCGGGCTGGCCTTCACCGATCACCCCACCGGCTCCCTGTTCCACCGCACCCTGAGCCTGGACCGCAGCCAGTCCTCGGCCGGGCTCAGCTATCCGTTGAGCTTCATCCCCGAGGCCCGGGCCGCCGTCGGTGCCAGCTGGTTCTTCCTCCACGTCGGCGGCATCGACGGCCGCGACGCCGGCGGCAACGAGACCGGCACCTACTCCTACCAGGAGCACGTGGCCAACTTCGCCTTCGGCGCCCGACCCATCGACTGGCTGGGCATCGGCGTCGGCGCCCGGCTGATGTTCACCGACCTGGCCGAAGAGACGGCCCAGGGCGGCGCCGTCGACATCGCCCTGCGCGGCGAACCTCTCGACTGGCTCACCCTCGGCGTCGTCGTCCACAACGTCATCGGCAGCTACAAGTGGAAGACCGCCGCCGCCACCGAGGAGCAAATGCCCCTGGAGTACGTCGCCGGGGTCGGTTTCACCCCCCTGGAGGGCCTGCGCGCCGCCTTCGACTACGCCGGCAGTTCCGAACTGCCCGCCGAGTACCGCCTGGGCGCCGAGTACTGGATCACCCCCACCCTGGCCGCCCGCCTGGGTTACGAGTTCGGTGACGACATCGGCGCGGGCGAGCTCAGCGCCGGGGGCAGCCTGCGCACGACCCTGTTCGGCGAAACCGCCCTGACCCTGCATTACGCCTACCGTACCGATCCGCTGTCCACGGGCCCCAGCCACGCCGTGGCCCTGGAGCTGGATTTCTAG
- a CDS encoding orotate phosphoribosyltransferase, whose product MPYDPLHDLKAAGAVQEGHFLLSSGLHSNRYVQCALFLQYPEYAERAGRALAERLFAKLHHPAVQCVVSPAIGGLIIGHETARALDVRAVFAERREGRMALRRGFAIQPGERVVVVEDVVTTGKSSLEVVELLEGLGAEIVGLGCIVDRRETRGDDFGRPFVSLTRLDIENWRAEECPLCRAGDNPTSPGSRR is encoded by the coding sequence ATGCCCTATGATCCGCTGCACGACCTCAAGGCGGCCGGCGCCGTCCAGGAGGGTCACTTCCTGCTCAGCTCCGGCCTGCATTCCAACCGTTACGTGCAGTGCGCCCTGTTCCTGCAGTATCCGGAATACGCCGAGCGCGCCGGCCGGGCCTTGGCCGAGCGGTTATTCGCCAAGCTCCACCATCCGGCGGTTCAGTGCGTGGTTTCACCGGCGATCGGCGGTTTGATCATCGGTCATGAAACCGCCCGGGCCCTGGACGTCCGCGCCGTTTTCGCCGAGCGTCGCGAGGGGCGGATGGCCCTGCGCCGGGGTTTCGCCATCCAGCCCGGTGAGCGCGTCGTCGTCGTCGAGGACGTGGTAACTACGGGCAAGAGCAGCCTGGAGGTCGTAGAGCTGCTGGAGGGCCTGGGGGCCGAGATCGTCGGTCTGGGCTGCATCGTCGACCGGCGGGAGACCCGCGGCGACGACTTCGGCCGGCCCTTCGTCAGCCTGACGCGCCTGGACATCGAGAACTGGCGGGCCGAGGAGTGTCCGCTCTGCAGGGCGGGCGACAACCCGACGAGTCCGGGCAGCCGTCGCTAA
- a CDS encoding nucleotide sugar dehydrogenase, producing MKLAVVGTGYVGLVTGTCFADLGNEVVCVDIDEEKIAGLQAGRIPIYEPGLEELVRRNTAAERLAFTTDLPAAVRSAEIIFIAVGTPPLPSGEADLSAVRSVAAVIGANLDAPGKIVINKSTVPVGTGDLVTQIIESESGGAQPFHVVSNPEFLREGSAIGDSMEPDRVVIGTNNAAAGEKVADLYRVLTKNIVITDRLSAEMIKYTSNALLATKISFINEIANICDLVGADVEAVADAVGLDSRIRRAFLNAGVGYGGSCFPKDTKALIDTAARHGYDFHILRAVEEVNAQQPLRLVDRLRELLGGLKGKTIALWGLSFKPNTDDMREAPSLTIIGRLLEEGAVVRGYDPVAGETARAALDELGLDIDFAAGMYEACRDADALAVVTEWNQFKDADLERVKQLLSAPVLVDGRNIYDPRRVAGLGFAYRSMGRSALGARSD from the coding sequence ATGAAACTCGCCGTCGTCGGCACCGGGTACGTCGGTCTGGTCACCGGCACCTGCTTCGCCGATCTGGGTAACGAAGTCGTCTGCGTCGACATCGACGAGGAGAAGATCGCCGGTCTGCAGGCAGGGCGGATCCCGATCTACGAGCCGGGTCTCGAGGAGCTGGTCCGCCGCAACACGGCGGCCGAGCGGCTGGCCTTCACCACGGACCTTCCCGCGGCGGTGCGGTCCGCCGAGATCATCTTCATCGCCGTGGGCACTCCGCCCCTGCCCTCCGGGGAGGCCGACCTGTCCGCGGTGCGCAGTGTGGCCGCGGTCATCGGCGCCAACCTCGACGCCCCGGGCAAGATCGTCATCAACAAGTCCACCGTCCCGGTGGGCACGGGTGACCTGGTGACGCAGATCATCGAGAGCGAATCCGGCGGCGCCCAGCCCTTCCACGTCGTCTCGAACCCGGAGTTCCTGCGCGAGGGCTCGGCGATCGGCGACTCGATGGAGCCGGACCGGGTGGTCATCGGCACCAACAACGCCGCCGCCGGGGAGAAGGTCGCCGACCTCTACCGGGTGCTGACCAAGAACATCGTCATCACCGACCGGCTCTCCGCCGAGATGATCAAGTATACCTCCAACGCTCTGCTGGCGACCAAGATCAGCTTCATCAACGAGATCGCCAACATCTGCGATCTGGTCGGCGCCGACGTCGAGGCCGTCGCCGACGCCGTCGGCCTGGATTCGCGCATCCGGCGCGCCTTCCTCAACGCCGGCGTGGGCTACGGCGGCAGTTGTTTCCCCAAGGACACCAAAGCCCTCATCGACACCGCCGCCCGCCACGGCTATGACTTCCACATCCTGCGCGCCGTCGAAGAGGTCAACGCCCAGCAACCCCTGCGGCTGGTGGACCGCCTGCGCGAGTTGCTCGGCGGGCTTAAGGGAAAGACCATCGCCCTTTGGGGGCTGTCCTTCAAGCCCAATACCGACGACATGCGCGAGGCGCCGTCCCTGACCATCATCGGGCGCCTGCTTGAGGAAGGAGCCGTGGTGCGGGGCTACGATCCCGTGGCCGGCGAGACCGCCCGGGCCGCCCTGGATGAACTAGGGCTGGACATCGATTTCGCCGCCGGGATGTACGAGGCCTGCCGCGACGCCGACGCTCTGGCCGTGGTCACCGAGTGGAACCAGTTCAAGGACGCCGACCTGGAGCGGGTCAAGCAACTGCTCAGCGCGCCGGTCCTCGTCGACGGCCGCAACATCTACGATCCCCGCCGCGTCGCCGGGCTGGGCTTCGCCTACCGTTCGATGGGCCGCTCGGCGCTGGGCGCGCGCTCCGACTAA
- a CDS encoding NAD-dependent epimerase/dehydratase family protein — MSDNPAIVVTGGAGFIGGHLVERLLDTGRRVIVVDNLITGRRENLPAEHAGLTFIEYDIAESAWLDDPALAGPLDRIFHLACPPSPIDFRRLPVEICRTCALGTLNTAELAVAKNARLLDASTSEVYGDPLEHPQAEDYRGNVSVDGPRSCYDEGKRFGEAVVAAYRRSRELDARVVRIFNTYGPRMRAGDGRVVPAFICQALAGEQLTVFGDGSQTRSFCYVDDLVDGLLAAMEANYPGPVNLGNPDERSILELARSILELTGSSSKLSYRSLPVDDPRRRRPDIAVARRELGWAPRVELAAGLEKTIAHFRRRRE; from the coding sequence ATGAGCGACAATCCTGCCATAGTGGTCACCGGCGGCGCCGGCTTCATCGGCGGCCACCTGGTCGAGCGGCTGCTCGACACCGGGCGCCGGGTGATCGTCGTCGACAACCTGATCACCGGCCGCCGGGAGAATCTTCCCGCCGAGCACGCCGGGCTGACCTTCATCGAGTACGACATCGCCGAGTCGGCCTGGCTCGACGACCCCGCCCTGGCCGGTCCGCTGGACCGCATCTTCCACCTGGCCTGCCCGCCGAGCCCCATCGACTTCCGACGCCTGCCCGTCGAAATCTGCCGCACCTGCGCCCTGGGGACCCTCAACACCGCCGAGCTGGCCGTCGCCAAGAACGCCCGCCTCCTCGACGCCTCGACCTCCGAGGTCTACGGCGACCCCCTCGAACACCCCCAGGCCGAGGATTACCGGGGCAACGTCAGCGTCGACGGCCCCCGCTCCTGCTACGATGAGGGTAAGCGCTTCGGCGAAGCCGTGGTGGCCGCCTACCGGCGCTCCCGGGAGCTCGACGCCCGGGTGGTGCGCATCTTCAACACCTACGGCCCGCGGATGCGCGCCGGCGACGGCCGCGTCGTTCCCGCCTTCATCTGCCAGGCCCTGGCCGGCGAGCAACTGACCGTCTTCGGCGATGGTTCCCAGACCCGCAGCTTCTGCTATGTCGACGACCTCGTCGACGGTCTGCTGGCGGCGATGGAAGCGAACTACCCCGGCCCCGTCAACCTCGGCAACCCCGACGAGCGCAGCATCCTCGAGCTGGCCCGCAGCATTCTCGAATTGACCGGCTCCTCCTCCAAGTTGAGCTACCGCTCCCTGCCCGTCGACGACCCCCGCCGACGGCGCCCCGACATCGCCGTCGCCCGACGCGAGCTGGGCTGGGCGCCCCGCGTCGAGCTGGCCGCCGGCCTGGAGAAGACCATCGCCCATTTCCGCCGCCGACGGGAGTAA